A genome region from Geodermatophilus bullaregiensis includes the following:
- a CDS encoding TetR/AcrR family transcriptional regulator, with the protein MPATVSLRDRKRRETRERLEETALRLFAARGYDHVTVEDVCREAQVGPATFYRHFGTKEEVVFAYRTGFDEAMQAAIASAHGEAGRSEQLLRVLRSFAGHLQSQRASLALRDRIVLGHDGLMRRTLADQRAVETQLARGLAELRGLPEPDDAVVAEAAVGMVVLRLAVRSWREGRSDHLPTATEAAYALVRQVLDDDGT; encoded by the coding sequence ATGCCTGCGACCGTCTCGCTGCGTGACCGCAAGCGCCGGGAGACGCGTGAGCGGCTGGAGGAGACGGCGCTGCGCCTCTTCGCCGCGCGCGGCTACGACCACGTGACCGTCGAGGACGTGTGCCGCGAGGCGCAGGTCGGGCCGGCGACCTTCTACCGGCACTTCGGCACCAAGGAGGAGGTCGTCTTCGCCTACCGGACGGGCTTCGACGAGGCGATGCAGGCCGCCATCGCGTCCGCGCACGGGGAGGCCGGCCGCAGCGAGCAGCTCCTCCGGGTCCTGCGGTCCTTCGCCGGCCACCTGCAGTCGCAGCGGGCGTCGCTGGCACTGCGCGACCGCATCGTCCTCGGCCACGACGGGCTGATGCGACGGACGCTCGCGGACCAGCGCGCCGTCGAGACGCAGCTCGCCCGCGGCCTGGCGGAGCTGCGCGGCCTGCCGGAGCCCGACGACGCCGTCGTCGCCGAGGCGGCCGTCGGCATGGTGGTGCTCCGGCTGGCCGTGCGGTCCTGGCGCGAGGGGCGCAGCGACCACCTGCCCACGGCCACCGAGGCGGCGTACGCGCTGGTGCGGCAGGTACTCGACGACGACGGGACCTGA